From the genome of Perca flavescens isolate YP-PL-M2 chromosome 12, PFLA_1.0, whole genome shotgun sequence, one region includes:
- the LOC114565432 gene encoding dnaJ homolog subfamily B member 6, whose product MVDYYQVLGVRRDSSADEIKKAYRKLALRWHPDKNPENKEEAEKKFKELSEAYEVLSDANKRSTYDRYGKEGLTGSNGGRGGHFHNGDHFHEPFTFRNPDDVFREFFGGRDPFADFFGADPFSDDPFFGSGRRHHSRANRSRTASPFFGGFVGFPPFGAGFSPFDPGFGSFGSMSPMGHMGHMGHMTTMGSLGGGGFTSFSSTSFGGGGGGGGGGMGNFRSVSTSTKIINGRKITTKRIVENGQERVEVEEDGQLRSLTVNGKEQLLRLEHR is encoded by the exons ATGGTGGACTACTACCAGGTTTTAGGAGTACGGAGAGATTCGTCTGCAGATGAAATAAAGAAAGC CTACAGAAAGCTGGCCTTGAGGTGGCACCCTGATAAAAACCCGGAGAACAAGGAGGAGGCTGAGAAGAAGTTCAAGGAGCTGTCGGAGGCGTATGAAGTCCTGTCAGATG CCAACAAGAGGAGCACATATGATCGCTATGGCAAAGAGGGACTGACAGGGAGCAACGGAGGAAGGG GAGGCCATTTCCACAACGGAGATCATTTCCACGAACCATTCACATTCCGCAACCCAGACGACGTCTTCAGGGAATTCTTCGGAGGCAGAGACCCATTTGCAGACTTTTTTG GTGCAGATCCATTTAGTGATGATCCATTTTTCGGCAGTGGCCGGCGGCACCATAGTCGAGCAAATCGCAGCCGGACAGCCAGCCCGTTTTTCGGGGGCTTTGTCGGTTTTCCTCCCTTTGGCGCTGGCTTCTCACCTTTTGACCCAG GCTTTGGTTCTTTTGGCTCTATGAGCCCCATGGGTCATATGGGTCACATGGGTCACATGACAACCATGGGCAGTCTGGGAGGTGGAGGCTTCACCTCTTTTTCCTCCACCTCCTtcgggggaggaggaggtggcggTGGAGGAGGCATGGGCAACTTCCGCTCTGTGTCCACCTCCACCAAGATCATCAACGGCAGGAAGATCACCACTAAAAG AATCGTGGAGAACGGGCAGGAGCgtgtggaggtggaggaggacgGGCAGCTGCGGTCATTAACCGTTAACGGTAAGGAGCAGCTGCTGCGGCTGGAACACCGGTAA